One segment of Neobacillus endophyticus DNA contains the following:
- a CDS encoding sensor histidine kinase gives MGWSIRTKLIILLLAATVLPFGSSIAITYFQTTKSLNNRFVSTNHDLIQKGEEELSVYLDDVAQMSSVLYRYTPFMNVMRDGISENLDINQEEVHQALAYLFNTRPEIEQMHLYIHNGKDSYTIYHSTISGRGKYDHIFTQPYYANLMKTSRFSMIEPPHEIYSYNNMSFIPNSEKKKVLSFHNILRDVPSDKLLGFLSIDINLSKIRSIADRLYTKGEEDLYIMDKSGTIIYSSNEKVIGKKNSEKWFSRIKQDYQTEKSLVWKDSHFNGVIVYDKFSSPYKGWYIVKRIPYNVLYQSARETALMNIIIGIITLIIVLISTLVVSFKITAPIKVLNANMKRVEKGEFEADFDSLGNDEIGMLGRTFKSMIAKINELIQREYVLDIENKASQLKVLRSQINPHFLYNSLQSIGTLALKSNAVPVYTLLTSLAVMMRYSMNMKEDIVPLTSEIMHVKSYLLLQKQRFAEQFEFELNIEKEAEQILVPKMILQPIVENCFKHGLDQHIDKAVIQIDAWLKTDEIFCIRFMDNGAGASEEQLQQIRRQVFHNASVEDKHREAIGLKNIYDRLQIYYHQQAKMSINSLDGSGFTVNIEIPKIMDTEVEHT, from the coding sequence ATGGGTTGGAGTATTCGCACAAAGCTTATTATTTTATTATTAGCTGCAACTGTACTTCCATTCGGAAGCTCGATCGCCATCACCTATTTTCAAACAACGAAATCGCTGAATAACCGCTTTGTGTCTACTAATCATGATTTGATTCAAAAAGGTGAGGAAGAACTGTCCGTTTATTTGGATGATGTTGCACAAATGTCATCCGTTCTCTACCGCTATACTCCATTTATGAATGTCATGAGGGATGGAATTTCCGAAAACTTGGATATAAATCAAGAAGAAGTTCACCAGGCTCTCGCTTATTTATTTAATACGCGCCCTGAGATCGAACAAATGCATCTTTATATTCATAATGGAAAAGATTCCTATACGATCTATCATTCTACGATTAGCGGCAGAGGCAAGTATGATCATATTTTTACTCAGCCTTATTATGCCAATTTAATGAAGACAAGCCGTTTTTCAATGATTGAACCGCCGCATGAAATCTATAGTTATAATAATATGTCATTTATCCCCAATTCAGAAAAAAAGAAGGTTTTAAGTTTCCATAATATATTAAGAGATGTTCCTTCTGACAAGTTATTAGGCTTTCTCTCCATTGATATAAATCTTTCTAAAATCCGCTCGATTGCGGATCGTTTATATACCAAAGGGGAAGAAGATCTTTATATCATGGATAAAAGCGGAACGATTATTTATTCGTCCAATGAAAAAGTAATCGGCAAAAAGAATAGTGAAAAATGGTTTTCTCGTATAAAGCAAGATTACCAGACAGAAAAAAGCCTAGTATGGAAAGACTCGCATTTCAATGGGGTTATTGTATATGACAAATTCTCCTCTCCTTATAAAGGATGGTATATCGTAAAAAGAATCCCCTACAATGTCCTTTATCAAAGCGCAAGAGAAACCGCACTCATGAATATTATAATTGGCATTATCACTCTGATTATCGTGTTAATTTCAACCTTGGTTGTTTCCTTTAAGATTACTGCTCCAATAAAGGTCTTAAATGCCAATATGAAAAGAGTGGAAAAAGGAGAGTTTGAGGCAGATTTTGATTCATTGGGCAATGATGAAATCGGTATGCTTGGCCGGACATTTAAATCGATGATTGCCAAAATAAACGAATTAATTCAACGGGAATATGTATTGGATATTGAAAATAAAGCGTCACAGTTAAAAGTACTGCGATCGCAAATCAACCCGCATTTTTTATATAATTCTCTCCAGTCTATCGGCACATTGGCACTTAAATCTAATGCAGTTCCAGTATATACACTGCTTACTTCTTTAGCCGTTATGATGCGATACAGTATGAATATGAAGGAAGATATTGTTCCGCTTACTTCAGAGATTATGCATGTTAAATCCTATCTATTATTACAAAAGCAGCGATTTGCCGAACAATTTGAATTTGAGCTGAATATTGAAAAAGAAGCGGAACAAATCCTTGTACCCAAAATGATCCTGCAGCCAATTGTTGAAAATTGTTTTAAGCACGGACTTGACCAGCATATCGATAAAGCCGTGATTCAGATTGATGCCTGGCTCAAGACTGATGAAATATTTTGCATTCGTTTCATGGACAATGGCGCAGGTGCAAGTGAAGAACAACTCCAGCAAATTCGCAGACAAGTATTTCATAATGCGAGCGTTGAAGACAAGCATAGAGAAGCGATCGGTTTAAAAAATATTTATGACCGCCTGCAAATTTATTACCATCAACAAGCAAAAATGTCGATTAACAGCCTTGATGGATCAGGCTTTACGGTTAACATTGAGATCCCTAAGATTATGGATACAGAGGTGGAGCATACGTGA
- a CDS encoding ABC transporter substrate-binding protein has product MVNMKGFFKKSTMIGAAAALTLSLAACSGNSSKTASSSDSPVNIIITNGKGEIDAQFKQAAKDFMKEYPKIHVDVESVAVGDTLNIYDKLTASGKTVTMAMFDPYSTMHKYKNVGIDLSNEKWNADTTYALKDANGKVVGFPFAVEGMGLVYNQKVLDKAVGGTFDPFSINTQDKLKALLDKIKASGVNYPVAYQTEAWSVGNHFSSLFLNQESDPNTMLDQLKAGKLDLTKNAVWNGYYNTMDILASKDYDKYGDRPLGQYYDSAHVAVGKGESAILFNGDWAYDSLKAVAGDNFGFMPVPVDNNQDNPLNNKIPVGPTQVMVINKKASKEQQDAAKKFLNWLVYDKAGQDFVVNKSQVISAFKNNTNKVTNPLGVAISNAIAQNKTMPFSTNYINPADWSTIIGPEVQKYIGKQESRADLAKALESYYTSHQD; this is encoded by the coding sequence ATGGTTAATATGAAAGGCTTCTTTAAAAAGTCAACAATGATTGGCGCTGCTGCCGCTTTAACACTTTCGTTGGCAGCCTGCAGCGGGAACTCATCGAAAACTGCGTCTAGTTCCGATTCACCAGTAAATATCATCATTACAAACGGTAAAGGTGAAATTGACGCTCAGTTCAAACAAGCAGCAAAAGACTTTATGAAAGAGTATCCAAAAATTCATGTTGATGTGGAATCAGTGGCAGTTGGGGATACATTGAATATTTATGATAAACTAACAGCTTCCGGGAAAACGGTTACAATGGCCATGTTTGACCCTTATAGCACCATGCATAAATACAAAAATGTGGGAATTGATCTTTCAAACGAAAAATGGAATGCGGACACAACATATGCACTTAAGGATGCAAATGGAAAAGTCGTTGGTTTCCCATTTGCGGTAGAAGGCATGGGTCTTGTCTATAATCAGAAAGTATTGGATAAAGCAGTAGGTGGAACTTTTGATCCGTTCTCCATTAATACCCAAGATAAATTAAAAGCACTGTTAGACAAGATTAAGGCATCTGGTGTGAACTATCCTGTGGCTTATCAAACAGAGGCGTGGTCTGTAGGAAATCACTTCAGTTCTCTATTCTTGAATCAGGAAAGTGATCCGAACACTATGTTGGATCAGTTAAAAGCAGGAAAACTTGACCTTACTAAAAACGCGGTATGGAATGGCTATTATAATACCATGGACATTTTAGCATCAAAAGATTATGACAAGTACGGCGACCGCCCGCTTGGACAATACTATGATTCCGCACACGTTGCTGTAGGCAAAGGGGAATCTGCCATTCTATTTAATGGTGACTGGGCATATGATTCACTGAAAGCAGTGGCAGGCGATAACTTCGGATTTATGCCAGTTCCAGTGGATAATAATCAGGACAATCCACTTAACAACAAAATTCCAGTTGGCCCAACACAGGTAATGGTAATCAATAAAAAGGCTTCTAAAGAGCAGCAGGATGCCGCTAAGAAATTCCTAAATTGGCTTGTATACGATAAAGCAGGTCAAGACTTTGTAGTAAACAAATCGCAAGTGATTTCTGCGTTCAAAAATAATACAAATAAAGTAACAAACCCACTTGGTGTTGCCATCAGTAATGCGATTGCACAAAATAAGACAATGCCGTTCAGCACAAATTATATCAATCCGGCAGATTGGTCTACGATCATTGGGCCAGAAGTTCAAAAGTATATTGGAAAACAAGAGTCCAGAGCTGACTTAGCAAAAGCTTTAGAGTCCTACTATACAAGTCATCAAGATTAA
- a CDS encoding carbohydrate ABC transporter permease has translation MGNSLLFLGPSTFFFAITVLIPFIYGIYLTLNKMDSPTDPMVFSGLLNYVNAVKDAQFWSSLWLTLKFVVATVFFVNLVGFGLAYLVTSGIKVQNSLRTAYFTPNLIGGLVLGYIWQFVFVQSLPALGEKLGISWLKLGWLGDPHMAFWSLVLVTIWQTSGYMMIIFIAGLISIPKDLIEAAKIDGAGPFRRLINVTLPLMVPSFVVTVFLSLKNAFMVYDLNFSLTKGGPFNSTLMVSMHVVNKAFVESNYGTGQAEAIILFIIVAVVTGIQVYSSKKMEVEA, from the coding sequence ATGGGAAATTCGCTGTTATTTCTTGGCCCCTCTACCTTTTTCTTTGCTATTACTGTTCTTATCCCATTTATATACGGAATTTATCTTACGCTGAATAAAATGGATTCTCCTACAGATCCCATGGTGTTTTCTGGGTTGCTTAATTACGTGAATGCCGTTAAAGATGCCCAGTTTTGGAGTTCCTTATGGTTAACACTTAAGTTCGTCGTGGCAACCGTCTTTTTTGTGAATCTTGTTGGCTTTGGCCTTGCCTACCTTGTTACTTCAGGAATAAAGGTGCAAAACTCGCTGAGAACGGCTTATTTTACGCCAAATTTAATTGGTGGCTTAGTTCTTGGTTATATATGGCAGTTTGTGTTTGTGCAATCATTACCTGCATTGGGAGAAAAACTAGGGATATCCTGGCTGAAACTTGGCTGGTTAGGTGATCCCCATATGGCCTTTTGGTCGCTGGTTCTCGTTACGATCTGGCAAACCTCCGGCTATATGATGATTATATTTATTGCCGGTCTAATTAGTATTCCAAAGGATCTTATAGAGGCAGCAAAGATTGATGGGGCTGGCCCTTTCAGAAGACTTATCAATGTAACCCTGCCGTTAATGGTGCCGTCATTTGTTGTTACCGTCTTCTTGTCTCTGAAAAATGCGTTTATGGTCTATGACTTGAACTTCTCATTGACAAAAGGCGGACCTTTTAACAGTACCTTGATGGTTTCCATGCACGTGGTAAATAAAGCTTTTGTTGAATCAAACTATGGAACAGGGCAGGCAGAGGCCATTATTTTATTTATCATTGTCGCAGTTGTCACCGGCATACAAGTCTATTCCAGTAAGAAAATGGAGGTTGAAGCATAA
- a CDS encoding carbohydrate ABC transporter permease yields the protein MAGKRMVTSTFIYLISFIALICFIFPFILLVLNSFKSNGEILTNPFSLPHHWNFAHFNDVITKMNFLVTFKNSFIITTISTLLIVFFSAMAAYHLVRKPTRYNKLFFTILVASMVIPFQSLMIPLIYIYGAKLQLIDSIPIPLLIFFYIGFGSALSIFMFHGFIKSIPVEVEEAARIDGCNTLQTFFLIVFPMLKPITVTIAILNVLWIWNDYLLPSLVLNDESVYTMPVQMKVFNGTYMNNWELLIPAILLTVLPILIMYMIGQKSIINGVMQGSIK from the coding sequence ATGGCTGGCAAAAGAATGGTGACTTCCACTTTCATTTATTTGATTTCATTTATAGCATTGATTTGTTTTATCTTTCCATTTATTCTACTCGTTCTCAATTCATTCAAAAGTAATGGAGAAATTTTAACAAATCCATTCTCATTGCCGCATCATTGGAATTTTGCTCATTTCAATGATGTAATCACCAAAATGAATTTTTTAGTTACATTTAAAAATTCATTTATTATAACGACGATCAGCACACTTCTCATTGTTTTTTTCTCTGCGATGGCAGCGTATCACCTTGTGAGAAAACCAACGAGATACAATAAATTATTTTTTACCATTTTAGTCGCTTCCATGGTGATCCCGTTTCAATCATTGATGATTCCGCTGATTTATATTTATGGAGCAAAGCTGCAATTGATTGATTCTATACCAATTCCGCTATTAATCTTCTTTTATATTGGTTTCGGAAGCGCGCTTTCCATCTTTATGTTTCATGGATTTATTAAATCCATTCCAGTTGAAGTGGAGGAGGCAGCCAGAATTGATGGCTGCAACACGTTACAAACATTCTTTTTAATCGTTTTTCCTATGCTTAAACCCATCACAGTTACGATTGCGATTTTAAATGTATTATGGATTTGGAACGACTACTTGCTTCCATCTTTAGTACTAAATGACGAAAGTGTCTATACGATGCCGGTACAAATGAAAGTATTCAACGGCACGTATATGAACAACTGGGAGCTGTTGATTCCAGCTATCCTATTAACTGTACTTCCTATCCTAATTATGTACATGATCGGTCAGAAATCCATTATTAATGGGGTTATGCAAGGGTCGATTAAATAG
- a CDS encoding carbohydrate kinase family protein, with amino-acid sequence MLKFDEKVEFQNNRHDILTAGELLIDMISSDYDGNFESNTYHKFFGGSPSNIAMNVKKLGIHSLVASAVGEDGLGDFLIKQLQIANIDTCCVQQVGYSTSMVVVTKSKGTPIPIFYRHADYHLAYTSHLEEALLNSKIIHFSCWPISVEPVRGTIERIIEKAKENNLLVGFDPNYHPMIWQRGEDGVEYVKSIISKVDIVKPSEDDAERLFGKDTPEKQLEKFLKLGAKLVILTLGKDGAIVSNGTETVKLDTLATEVVDTTGAGDAFWSGFYTALVKGYTIREALNFGFAVSAYKLRFTGAVVNLPKLEVIKEMYGL; translated from the coding sequence ATGCTGAAGTTTGATGAGAAGGTTGAATTTCAAAATAACAGACATGATATCTTAACGGCGGGAGAACTTCTTATTGATATGATCTCCTCCGATTACGATGGAAACTTTGAGAGCAATACGTACCATAAATTTTTTGGAGGCTCCCCTTCAAATATCGCGATGAACGTAAAGAAACTGGGGATCCATTCTCTTGTTGCTTCTGCTGTGGGAGAAGATGGCTTGGGAGATTTTTTAATCAAGCAATTGCAGATAGCCAATATCGATACGTGCTGTGTTCAGCAAGTGGGCTACTCTACGAGCATGGTTGTTGTGACAAAGAGTAAAGGAACTCCAATTCCTATCTTTTATCGCCATGCCGACTATCATTTAGCCTATACTTCGCATCTTGAAGAAGCGCTGCTGAATTCCAAGATCATTCATTTTTCGTGCTGGCCGATATCGGTGGAACCGGTTCGCGGCACAATCGAAAGGATAATTGAGAAAGCAAAAGAAAACAATCTCTTAGTAGGTTTTGATCCAAACTATCATCCTATGATTTGGCAAAGGGGAGAAGATGGTGTTGAGTATGTGAAATCTATTATCTCTAAGGTGGACATCGTCAAGCCGTCTGAGGATGATGCGGAACGATTATTTGGGAAGGACACTCCTGAAAAGCAGTTGGAAAAGTTTTTGAAGCTGGGAGCAAAGCTGGTCATCCTGACATTAGGCAAGGATGGTGCCATAGTATCAAATGGAACAGAGACAGTTAAATTGGATACTTTAGCCACAGAGGTAGTAGATACAACAGGTGCAGGAGATGCTTTCTGGTCAGGATTTTATACAGCATTGGTGAAGGGGTATACGATTCGGGAGGCCTTAAACTTCGGATTTGCTGTAAGTGCTTATAAGTTGAGATTTACTGGTGCTGTTGTCAATTTGCCGAAGCTTGAAGTCATCAAGGAAATGTATGGTTTATAG
- the gtfA gene encoding sucrose phosphorylase gives MSVKNQVQLITYPDSLGGDLKALNQVLLSYFSDVFKGGVHILPPFPSSGDRGFAPLTYLEIEPSFGTWEDIRTIGENFDVLVDLMVNHISRQSEYFQDFLKKGRKSPYADLFITLDKLWEDGNPVQEDIDKMFLRRPLPYSAFTIEETGKEEQVWTTFGKTDPSEQIDLDVKSEKVKQLLTEFFINFKKQNIKIVRLDAVGYIIKKLGTSCFFVEPEIYEFLDWIMELANSLDIELLPEVHAHYTTQYKLAEHGCWIYDFILPYRILDTLINKSSGDLCEYLKTRPHKQFTMLDCHDGIPVKPDLDDLIDTKEARQVVVECLKRGSNLSLILSDEHKAEDGFDVHQIRGTYYSILNEEDDTYLAARAIQFFAPGVPQVYYVGLLAGVNDVERVNETGEGRELNRHNYSLEEIEQSLEKEVVQRLLKLIRFRNEYGAFNGEFKVLESANDEIRLSWEKDYHHCMLYIDLKTNKTVIEYLDEHGELIQYIV, from the coding sequence ATGTCAGTTAAAAATCAGGTTCAGCTCATTACATATCCGGATTCTCTTGGAGGAGATTTAAAAGCATTGAATCAAGTCCTTTTATCCTATTTTTCGGATGTTTTTAAAGGAGGAGTTCATATTCTCCCGCCATTCCCATCTTCAGGAGACCGGGGCTTCGCACCGTTGACTTATTTGGAAATTGAGCCAAGCTTTGGAACGTGGGAGGATATTCGGACGATCGGAGAAAACTTTGATGTATTGGTCGATTTAATGGTAAACCATATTTCAAGGCAGTCTGAATATTTTCAGGATTTTCTTAAAAAAGGGCGTAAATCGCCGTATGCTGATCTTTTTATCACTTTGGATAAGCTTTGGGAAGATGGTAATCCAGTTCAGGAAGACATTGATAAAATGTTTTTACGAAGGCCGCTGCCATATTCGGCCTTTACAATCGAAGAAACCGGTAAAGAAGAGCAGGTTTGGACGACATTCGGCAAGACTGATCCTTCCGAGCAAATCGATTTAGATGTGAAATCCGAGAAGGTAAAACAGCTGCTTACGGAGTTCTTTATAAATTTTAAAAAGCAAAATATAAAGATTGTTCGGTTGGATGCTGTTGGTTATATCATTAAAAAGTTGGGGACGAGCTGCTTTTTTGTTGAGCCGGAAATCTACGAGTTCCTTGATTGGATCATGGAGTTGGCCAATTCTTTAGATATTGAATTGCTTCCTGAAGTTCATGCCCATTACACTACACAGTACAAGTTGGCAGAGCATGGCTGTTGGATTTATGACTTCATTTTACCTTATAGAATATTGGATACCTTGATTAATAAATCCAGTGGTGATCTTTGTGAATATTTAAAAACGCGTCCGCATAAGCAGTTTACGATGCTGGACTGCCATGACGGAATTCCTGTTAAACCCGATCTGGATGACTTAATTGACACGAAAGAAGCTAGGCAAGTAGTCGTTGAATGCTTAAAAAGAGGCTCCAACCTCAGTCTCATTTTGTCAGATGAGCATAAGGCAGAAGATGGCTTTGATGTTCATCAAATTAGAGGCACATATTATTCTATTTTGAATGAAGAGGATGATACCTACTTGGCGGCGAGAGCGATTCAATTTTTTGCACCGGGAGTTCCACAAGTGTATTATGTAGGGCTGCTGGCAGGGGTAAATGATGTGGAAAGAGTGAATGAAACTGGAGAAGGCCGAGAACTTAACCGTCACAATTACAGCCTGGAAGAAATCGAACAGTCACTTGAAAAAGAGGTGGTGCAAAGGCTTTTAAAGCTAATCAGATTTAGAAATGAATATGGTGCCTTTAATGGAGAGTTTAAGGTGTTAGAATCTGCAAATGATGAAATTCGTCTTTCGTGGGAAAAGGATTATCATCATTGTATGTTATATATTGATCTTAAAACGAACAAGACCGTTATTGAATATCTTGATGAGCACGGTGAGTTAATTCAATATATCGTGTAA
- a CDS encoding LacI family DNA-binding transcriptional regulator — protein sequence MSKTIADIAKIAGVAKSTVSRYLNGGSVSEATKKKIENVIKETGYIPNTFAQSLKAKKPNIIGTIIPRLDSYAASQTLIGIDEQLRELNYQMLISNSSQDLEREIENIYSLARQKVAGVILLATQITNAHLEAFEKVQIPILLVGQQHKTVHSMIHNDYDAAFEMGKYVLAKGHRRIAFLGVSEKDIAVGVKRKEGFKQAILEANETEVKFYETSFKIEDALAITPAIIDEFKPSIIVCATDNIALGVMKAAYLKGVRIPNDLSITGFGGYEITEIIHPSLTTAKFYYQDAGRMAAQSMLKLINGEEIKSLIVSKYKIIDRESVDNLLKYKL from the coding sequence ATGAGCAAAACAATTGCTGATATCGCAAAGATTGCTGGAGTGGCTAAAAGCACTGTTTCGCGATATCTAAACGGAGGATCTGTCAGCGAAGCAACAAAGAAAAAGATCGAAAATGTTATTAAAGAAACAGGATATATTCCTAATACGTTTGCTCAAAGTTTAAAGGCAAAAAAGCCAAATATTATCGGCACCATCATCCCGCGTCTTGATTCTTATGCAGCCTCGCAAACTTTAATCGGAATTGATGAACAGTTAAGAGAATTAAATTATCAAATGTTGATTTCCAACAGCAGCCAAGATTTAGAGCGCGAAATTGAAAACATTTATAGCTTGGCTCGGCAAAAGGTTGCTGGAGTTATTCTATTGGCTACTCAAATAACGAATGCTCATTTGGAAGCCTTTGAAAAGGTACAAATCCCCATATTGCTGGTTGGTCAACAGCACAAGACTGTTCATAGTATGATCCATAATGATTATGATGCAGCCTTCGAAATGGGAAAGTACGTTCTTGCCAAAGGTCATCGGAGGATTGCATTTTTAGGTGTGTCCGAAAAGGATATTGCGGTAGGCGTTAAGAGAAAAGAAGGCTTTAAACAGGCCATTCTAGAAGCGAATGAAACGGAAGTGAAATTTTATGAAACAAGCTTTAAAATAGAAGATGCATTAGCCATTACGCCTGCCATTATTGATGAATTTAAACCTTCTATAATAGTTTGTGCAACGGATAACATCGCCCTTGGCGTAATGAAGGCAGCGTATCTAAAAGGGGTTCGTATACCGAATGATTTATCCATAACAGGATTTGGAGGTTACGAGATTACTGAAATCATCCATCCCAGTTTAACGACGGCTAAGTTTTATTATCAGGATGCAGGGCGAATGGCTGCTCAAAGCATGTTAAAGTTAATAAATGGTGAAGAAATAAAGTCATTAATTGTATCAAAATATAAAATTATTGATCGAGAAAGCGTTGACAACCTTTTGAAATATAAACTATAA
- a CDS encoding sucrose-specific PTS transporter subunit IIBC codes for MNYKSIAQEILDAIGGKENVSAAAHCATRLRLVLHDEGNVDQATLDGLDIVKGTFSTSGQYQIILGAGIVNEVYKHFIDMVGISEMSTTQVKSASAKKMNPLQKLVKLLSDIFVPIIPAIVAGGLLMGINNVLTAKDLFIHGKSLIDANPGIADLASMINTFANAAFVFLPVLLGFSATKRFGGNAYLGAALGMIMVHPDLLNAYNYGAAQIAHKVPAWHILGFTIEKVGYQGTVLPVLASSFILAKLETNLRKVIPSALDNLLTPLLSILVTAVLTFTFVGPITRTAGDLFTGGIVWFYNTTGFVGGGILGFFYAPIVITGMHQSFIAVETQLLSNIAKTGGTFIFPIAAMSNVAQGAATLAVLLVTKDKKMKSLASASGISALLGITEPAMFGVNLKLKYPFIGAIVGSGIASAFITLFKVKAIALGAAGLPGIISIKPNAILFYVIGMGISFVIAFFLTMVLAKRQAKKQLLEGEEKAA; via the coding sequence ATGAATTACAAGAGTATCGCTCAAGAAATCTTGGATGCAATTGGCGGGAAAGAAAATGTTTCTGCTGCTGCACACTGTGCAACGAGATTACGCCTAGTCTTACATGATGAAGGGAATGTGGACCAAGCAACGTTAGATGGTTTAGATATTGTAAAAGGAACATTTTCAACATCTGGACAATATCAAATTATCTTAGGGGCTGGAATTGTAAATGAGGTATATAAGCATTTCATTGATATGGTGGGAATTTCGGAGATGTCAACCACACAAGTGAAAAGTGCAAGTGCCAAAAAAATGAATCCGCTTCAAAAGCTAGTTAAACTGCTTTCAGATATCTTTGTTCCTATTATCCCAGCCATCGTAGCTGGCGGTCTATTAATGGGGATTAATAATGTCCTGACTGCAAAAGATTTATTTATTCATGGGAAGTCACTAATCGATGCAAACCCTGGTATTGCTGATTTAGCTTCGATGATTAATACTTTTGCAAACGCTGCCTTTGTCTTTTTACCGGTTTTACTAGGTTTTTCAGCCACCAAGCGGTTTGGAGGAAATGCTTATTTAGGTGCTGCCTTAGGAATGATTATGGTTCACCCGGATTTATTGAATGCCTATAATTATGGGGCTGCTCAAATCGCTCACAAAGTTCCTGCTTGGCACATTCTTGGATTTACCATTGAAAAAGTTGGATATCAGGGAACTGTCTTACCGGTTCTTGCTTCTTCGTTTATATTAGCTAAGCTTGAAACTAATTTACGGAAAGTAATCCCGTCAGCATTAGATAACCTTTTAACACCATTACTATCTATTTTGGTAACAGCTGTTTTAACTTTTACTTTTGTCGGTCCCATTACACGGACTGCAGGAGACCTTTTTACAGGTGGGATCGTTTGGTTTTACAATACAACAGGCTTTGTCGGCGGTGGCATTTTAGGTTTTTTCTATGCTCCAATCGTTATTACTGGAATGCATCAAAGCTTTATTGCGGTTGAAACACAATTGCTTTCTAATATCGCTAAAACGGGTGGAACCTTTATCTTTCCAATTGCCGCGATGTCAAACGTTGCTCAGGGGGCAGCAACCTTGGCAGTACTGCTTGTAACAAAAGATAAAAAAATGAAAAGTCTAGCATCGGCATCAGGAATCTCTGCTTTATTAGGAATTACAGAGCCAGCCATGTTTGGAGTGAATTTAAAACTAAAATATCCATTCATTGGCGCTATTGTTGGTTCAGGAATCGCTTCAGCTTTTATTACTTTGTTTAAAGTGAAAGCAATAGCATTGGGGGCTGCCGGTCTTCCTGGGATTATATCCATTAAACCAAATGCCATTCTTTTCTATGTCATTGGTATGGGGATATCATTTGTGATTGCCTTTTTCTTAACGATGGTATTGGCAAAAAGACAAGCTAAAAAGCAATTATTAGAAGGTGAGGAAAAAGCAGCTTAA